Proteins co-encoded in one Prescottella sp. R16 genomic window:
- a CDS encoding DUF3105 domain-containing protein, with translation MPSGSEKRGPGNKNSGAKSAKAIKAARKKQGGVPASTRAGAPKQIPWMTIGAVVAVLALITVLAINIVPKYRDQQAVARFTPSESNQDPSSDIDGVVKIDYPAGVHVTPDQRVAYDQSPPFGGPHDAVWATCMGTVYPDPIRTENAVHSLEHGAIWIAYNPDKVDDAQRQQLEERASVRDGYMLMSPYPGLDAPIALQSWGHQLKVDSADDERIDQFIKSLRLNRYAYPEVGASCSTIPGSFDPANPPPFDATAPGPDAVPMDGGDITPDPNEVGGAGLPMPQAPATGGNG, from the coding sequence ATGCCCAGCGGTTCGGAAAAACGTGGTCCCGGCAACAAGAACTCCGGGGCGAAGTCGGCCAAGGCCATCAAGGCCGCCCGGAAGAAGCAGGGCGGGGTGCCCGCGTCCACGCGTGCCGGCGCGCCGAAGCAGATTCCGTGGATGACGATCGGCGCCGTCGTCGCTGTCCTCGCCCTGATCACGGTCCTCGCGATCAACATCGTGCCGAAGTACCGGGACCAGCAGGCGGTGGCGAGGTTCACCCCGTCGGAGTCGAACCAGGATCCGTCGTCCGACATCGACGGCGTCGTGAAGATCGACTACCCGGCCGGTGTGCACGTGACGCCGGACCAGCGCGTCGCCTACGACCAGAGCCCGCCGTTCGGCGGACCGCACGATGCCGTGTGGGCCACCTGCATGGGCACGGTCTACCCGGACCCGATCCGCACCGAGAACGCGGTTCATTCGCTCGAGCACGGCGCCATCTGGATCGCGTACAACCCGGACAAGGTCGACGACGCGCAGCGGCAGCAGCTCGAGGAGCGGGCGAGCGTGCGGGACGGCTACATGCTGATGTCGCCGTACCCGGGCCTCGATGCCCCGATCGCGCTGCAGTCGTGGGGCCACCAGTTGAAGGTGGACAGCGCCGACGACGAACGCATCGACCAGTTCATCAAGTCGCTGCGCCTCAACCGGTACGCCTACCCCGAGGTCGGTGCGAGCTGCTCGACGATCCCCGGCTCGTTCGATCCGGCGAACCCGCCGCCGTTCGACGCGACCGCCCCGGGCCCGGACGCCGTCCCGATGGACGGCGGCGACATCACCCCCGACCCGAACGAGGTCGGTGGCGCCGGGCTGCCCATGCCGCAGGCCCCGGCCACCGGCGGAAACGGCTGA
- the argS gene encoding arginine--tRNA ligase: MTPADLAELLRGTAAKVLAEHGLDVSVLPATLTVERPRNPEHGDYATNVAMQVAKKAGANPRELATWLAEALAAADGIDSTDVAGPGFINIRLAADAQGAIVAKALEAGAAYGSGDALAGKRVNLEFVSANPTGPIHLGGTRWAAVGDALGRILSTQGADVTREYYFNDHGRQIDRFSNSLVAAALGEPAPEDGYAGAYIEDIAAQVLKQAPNALELPEDERREAFRSAGVELMFEHIKRTLHEFGVDFDVYFHENSLFESGAVEKAVETLKGSGNLYHEDGAWWLKSTDYGDDKDRVVIKSDGDAAYIAGDIAYFQDKRSRGFDLCIYMLGADHHGYIGRLKAAAAAFGDDPDTVEVMIGQMVNLVRGGVAVKMSKRAGTVITLDDLVEAIGVDAARYSLVRSSVDQSIDIDLELWASTTNENPVYYVQYAHARLCSIARNATDLGLSAENPNLGLLTHDREGDLIRTIGEYPRVVAKAAELREPHRIARYLEELAGTYHRFYDACRILPQGDEEAGELHTARLALCDASRQVLANGLALLGVSAPERM; encoded by the coding sequence GTGACTCCAGCCGACCTTGCCGAACTGCTCCGAGGGACCGCCGCGAAAGTGCTCGCCGAGCACGGACTCGACGTGTCCGTACTGCCCGCGACACTGACGGTCGAGCGTCCCCGAAACCCCGAACACGGGGACTACGCCACCAATGTGGCGATGCAGGTCGCCAAGAAGGCCGGCGCCAATCCGCGTGAACTCGCGACCTGGCTCGCCGAGGCCCTGGCCGCCGCGGACGGTATCGACTCGACCGACGTCGCGGGCCCCGGATTCATCAACATCCGGCTGGCCGCGGACGCGCAGGGCGCGATCGTCGCCAAGGCGCTCGAGGCGGGCGCCGCGTACGGCAGCGGCGACGCACTGGCCGGTAAGCGGGTCAACCTCGAGTTCGTGTCCGCGAACCCGACCGGCCCCATCCACCTCGGTGGCACCCGCTGGGCGGCCGTCGGCGACGCCCTCGGCCGGATCCTGTCCACGCAGGGCGCGGACGTCACCCGCGAGTACTACTTCAACGACCACGGACGGCAGATCGACCGGTTCAGCAACTCGCTGGTCGCGGCCGCGCTGGGCGAGCCGGCCCCCGAGGACGGTTACGCCGGCGCGTACATCGAGGACATCGCCGCCCAGGTTCTGAAGCAGGCGCCGAACGCGCTCGAACTGCCCGAGGACGAGCGCCGTGAGGCGTTCCGGTCGGCCGGTGTCGAGCTGATGTTCGAGCACATCAAGCGCACGCTGCACGAGTTCGGCGTCGACTTCGACGTCTACTTCCACGAGAACTCGCTGTTCGAGTCCGGTGCGGTGGAGAAGGCCGTCGAAACCCTCAAGGGCTCGGGCAACCTGTACCACGAGGACGGCGCATGGTGGCTCAAGAGCACCGACTACGGCGACGACAAGGACCGGGTCGTCATCAAGTCCGACGGTGACGCTGCCTACATCGCCGGCGACATCGCGTACTTCCAGGACAAGCGCTCGCGCGGCTTCGACCTGTGCATCTACATGCTCGGCGCCGACCACCACGGCTACATCGGACGCCTCAAGGCCGCCGCGGCCGCGTTCGGCGACGACCCGGACACCGTCGAGGTCATGATCGGCCAGATGGTCAATCTGGTCCGCGGCGGTGTCGCGGTGAAGATGAGCAAGCGGGCCGGTACCGTCATCACCCTCGACGACCTGGTCGAGGCGATCGGCGTCGACGCCGCCCGCTACTCGCTGGTGCGCTCGTCGGTGGACCAGAGCATCGACATCGATCTCGAACTGTGGGCGAGCACCACCAACGAGAACCCGGTGTACTACGTGCAGTACGCGCACGCCCGCCTGTGCTCGATCGCCCGCAACGCCACCGACCTGGGCCTGAGTGCCGAGAACCCGAACCTGGGCCTGCTCACCCACGACCGCGAGGGCGACCTGATCCGCACCATCGGCGAGTACCCGCGCGTCGTCGCGAAGGCCGCCGAGCTGCGCGAGCCGCACCGCATCGCCCGCTACCTCGAGGAGCTGGCCGGCACTTACCACCGCTTCTACGACGCCTGCCGCATCCTGCCGCAGGGCGACGAGGAGGCCGGTGAGCTGCACACCGCCCGCCTCGCCCTGTGCGACGCGTCGCGTCAGGTCCTCGCCAACGGTCTCGCACTGCTCGGCGTCAGCGCACCGGAGCGGATGTGA
- a CDS encoding DUF305 domain-containing protein produces MTTPDTTAPESASNRRSQRTALTVIGLIGVLAIGVALGFLVRLPLGGPTMPVPSADSVDVGFAQDMTVHHNQAVDMATIALTKSDDQAVKNLAYDILTSQQNQVGQMQGWLALWDKAPMPTDGYMAWMTETDGHGGHGGHGASMSPDATPASGGGAMPGMASPREMAALGQATGQELDVMFLQLMLRHHQGGLPMMEYGAQYADVATVRNLAGKMVETQQGESDLMTGMLAERGAAPLPMN; encoded by the coding sequence ATGACGACTCCCGACACGACGGCTCCCGAATCGGCGTCGAATCGGCGTAGCCAGCGGACCGCGCTGACCGTGATCGGCCTGATCGGGGTCCTGGCGATCGGAGTCGCACTCGGCTTCCTGGTGCGTCTCCCCCTCGGCGGCCCCACCATGCCCGTTCCGTCCGCGGACTCGGTGGACGTCGGCTTCGCGCAGGACATGACGGTGCACCACAACCAGGCCGTCGACATGGCGACGATCGCGCTGACGAAGTCCGACGACCAGGCCGTGAAGAATCTCGCGTACGACATCCTCACCTCGCAGCAGAACCAGGTGGGACAGATGCAGGGCTGGCTGGCGCTGTGGGACAAGGCCCCGATGCCGACCGACGGCTACATGGCGTGGATGACCGAAACCGACGGACACGGCGGCCACGGTGGGCACGGCGCGTCGATGTCGCCGGATGCCACCCCGGCGTCCGGCGGCGGCGCGATGCCGGGCATGGCGTCCCCGCGGGAGATGGCGGCACTCGGGCAGGCGACGGGCCAGGAACTGGACGTGATGTTCCTGCAGCTGATGCTGCGGCACCACCAGGGCGGCCTGCCGATGATGGAGTACGGGGCGCAATACGCGGACGTCGCCACGGTCCGCAATCTCGCCGGGAAGATGGTGGAGACGCAGCAGGGTGAGTCGGATCTCATGACGGGCATGCTTGCCGAGCGCGGCGCGGCCCCACTGCCGATGAACTGA